aagaggaactggaggacccagagcacccacacattaaagaggaactggaggacccagagcccccacacattagagaagaccaggaggacccagagcccccacacattaaagaggaactggaggacccagagcccccacacattaaagaggaactggaggacccagagcacccacacattaaagaggaactggaggacccagagcccccacacattaaagaggaactggaggagcccccacacattaaagaagaccaggaggacccagagcccccacacattaaagaggaactggaggaccaggaggacccagagcacccacacattaaagaggaactggaggaccaggaggacccagagcacccacacattaaagaggaactggaggaccaggaggacccagagcccccacacattaaagaggaacaggaggaactcggGATCAGTCAGGAAGGAGTGCAGCTTCAagcgctggaggaggctggtgtcAAGTTTCCATTTGCTCAGTTCTCAAAGTCCACTAAAAAAAcgaaacatttgaaaacagaaagagatggagaggaagacggaTCCAGATCAGATCCAGATAGTCCTTTACAACCGACTGCTGATGAGACTTCCCAATCCTCTAaatgtgagactgataacagtgATGATTGGAAGGAGACTCAGGAACCTCTCTCTCATTTAAACCCTTTGCAAAACAATGAAGTCCTTGAAAGTGACGTGGACTGTAATACTGGAAAAACATCAATAAGCTCCTCTGGAAGCTTTGGCCACAAGAGACACTCTGGAGtcaaaacaggagagaaactattcagttgttcagtttgtggtaaaacattcagacgagCGAACgctctgaaactacactcaactgtccacactggagagaaactattcagttgttcagtttgtggtaaaacattcagactagcgaacactctgaaactacactcaactgtccactcTGGAgaaaaactattcagttgttcagtttgtgggaAAACATTCAGACGAGCGAACgctctgaaacgacactcaactgtccacactggagatgAACTATTCagctgttcagtttgtggtaaaacattcagacaagcgaacactctgaaactacactcaactgttcacactggagagaaactattcagttgttcagtttgtggtaagaCATTCAGAAGAGCGAAAGCTCTGAAagaacactcaactgtccacactggagagaaactattcagttgttcagtttgtggtaaaacattcagacaagcgaacactctgaaacgacactcaactgtccacactggagagaaactattcagttgttcagtttgtggtaaaacattcagactagcgaacactctgaaacgacactcaactgtccacactggagagaaactattcagttgttcagtttgtggtaaaacattcagactagcgaacagtctgaaactacactcaactgtccacactggagagaaactattcagttgttcagattgtggtaaaacattcagacgagCACGcaatctgaaactacactcaactgtccacactggagagaaactattcagttgttcagtttgtggtaagaCATTCAGAAGAGCGAACGCTCTGAAagaacactcaactgtccacactggagagaaactattcagttgttcagtttgtggtaaaacattcagactagcgaaCAATCTGAAACTACACACAACTGTCCACattggagagaaactattcagttgttcagtttgtggtaaaacattcagacgagCGCACAATCTGAAagaacactcaactgtccacactggagagaaactattcagttgttcagtttgtggtaaaacattcagacgagCGCAcaatctgaaactacactcaactgtccacactggagagaaactattcagttgttcagattgtggtaaaacattcagacgagcacacaatctgaaacgacactcaactgtccacactggagagaaactattcagttgttcagtttgtggtaaaacattcagactagcgcacactctgaaacgacactcaactgtccacactggagagaaactcttcagttgttcagtttgtggtaaaacattcagactagtgCAGAgactgaaacgacactcaactgtccacactggaaaaacaaattagtggtacatttttctttaaaaaattctctcttctctgtgattTAAGAAAATCACTATTGCATTGATAAgatcatcagaaataaatga
This is a stretch of genomic DNA from Pseudoliparis swirei isolate HS2019 ecotype Mariana Trench chromosome 10, NWPU_hadal_v1, whole genome shotgun sequence. It encodes these proteins:
- the LOC130200908 gene encoding gastrula zinc finger protein XlCGF57.1-like, with product MKTRRTQSPKEDQEDPEPPHIKEELEDQEDPEHPHIKEELEDQEDPEHPHIKEELEDQEDPEPPHIKEEQEELGISQEGVQLQALEEAGVKFPFAQFSKSTKKTKHLKTERDGEEDGSRSDPDSPLQPTADETSQSSKCETDNSDDWKETQEPLSHLNPLQNNEVLESDVDCNTGKTSISSSGSFGHKRHSGVKTGEKLFSCSVCGKTFRRANALKLHSTVHTGEKLFSCSVCGKTFRLANTLKLHSTVHSGEKLFSCSVCGKTFRRANALKRHSTVHTGDELFSCSVCGKTFRQANTLKLHSTVHTGEKLFSCSVCGKTFRRAKALKEHSTVHTGEKLFSCSVCGKTFRQANTLKRHSTVHTGEKLFSCSVCGKTFRLANTLKRHSTVHTGEKLFSCSVCGKTFRLANSLKLHSTVHTGEKLFSCSDCGKTFRRARNLKLHSTVHTGEKLFSCSVCGKTFRRANALKEHSTVHTGEKLFSCSVCGKTFRLANNLKLHTTVHIGEKLFSCSVCGKTFRRAHNLKEHSTVHTGEKLFSCSVCGKTFRRAHNLKLHSTVHTGEKLFSCSDCGKTFRRAHNLKRHSTVHTGEKLFSCSVCGKTFRLAHTLKRHSTVHTGEKLFSCSVCGKTFRLVQRLKRHSTVHTGKTN